The DNA region GCGGCAAAATAATCGTGGGGGATCTCCTTTCCATTCCCCACCACTCCAATTACCGTCTTTTCCTCCCCCTTAAGGAGGTGGGCTTTGAAGCCCAGCTTCTTCACCTCCTTTAGGACCTTTGAGATATCCTTAAGGGAGGCGTCTTTCCTCATTATTATTACCATCTCACCCTCCCCCCTTCAAATCGGGCCTAAGATTGACCGCTTCTCCTAAGTATTGATGCCTTACTTCATCCTGCCTTTTATCCACATAGGCATGAAGTAAAACCCTTATTACTCTCTCCATACTACGCGGTACATCGATCTCCCGAGCACATAAGGCAGGAACATATTTCCAGCCCATCTCCCTCAAAGCATAAGCGGGAAACTCGGCGTTAATATCTTTGGTAACGGTAAAGAAGACGCTTAT from Acidobacteriota bacterium includes:
- the aroH gene encoding chorismate mutase, whose product is MNNNEEKGVWVRGIRGAIKIERNNRECILKAVKQLLESIVLKNNLEKENIISVFFTVTKDINAEFPAYALREMGWKYVPALCAREIDVPRSMERVIRVLLHAYVDKRQDEVRHQYLGEAVNLRPDLKGGG